Proteins from one Mixophyes fleayi isolate aMixFle1 chromosome 9, aMixFle1.hap1, whole genome shotgun sequence genomic window:
- the TYW2 gene encoding tRNA wybutosine-synthesizing protein 2 homolog isoform X2, translated as MENVAPGSSCRETLITNPVLSKRARVQSPAQKLRMDLYELLERYGVFWGRNLERDLPHSWQQHGDLVVLSEDCFCDHVWKQLGDELWVNVACSLRAKRLAKQGRVLDDGMRSPNVTLLLGDNGWVEHVDNGIRYAFDVTKCMFSAGNIVEKQRLATLCCSNEIVVDLYAGIGYFTLPFLVHAGASFVHACEWNVHAIKALQKNLELNKVTHKCQIHEGDNRQLLLHDLADRVNLGLIPTSEPSYHVACKVLKKNYGGVLHIHNNVDCFPEKHRVLDKNEAAYDPGSWRRMTWRKWAESVENKIRTLLEQVHGTPWQTNILRVVKVKSYAPHVDHVVLDLDCRPLLLSTQG; from the exons AATCCTGTGCTCTCTAAAAGGGCCAGAGTTCAGTCTCCAGCCCAGAAGTTACGTATGGACCTATACGAGCTGTTGGAACGCTATGGAGTATTTTGGGGGCGGAACTTGGAACGTGACCTTCCTCACTCCTGGCAGCAACATGGTGATCTTGTTGTTCTGAGCGAAGACTGCTTTTGTGACCATGTATGGAAGCAGTTAG GTGATGAACTTTGGGTCAATGTAGCATGCTCTCTTAGGGCTAAACGACTAGCAAAGCAAGGTCGAGTTCTGGATGATGGAATGAGATCACCTAATGTGACTTTATTACTTGGAGATAATGGATGGGTGGAACACGTGGACAATGGCATCAG ATATGCTTTTGATGTCACCAAGTGCATGTTCTCAGCCGGAAACATAGTCGAAAAACAGAGGCTAGCTACTCTTTGCTGTTCCAACGAGATAGTGGTGGACCTTTATGCAG GTATTGGATATTTCACTCTGCCTTTCTTGGTCCATGCGGGTGCTTCCTTTGTTCATGCCTGTGAATGGAATGTTCATGCTATAAAGGCATTACAGAAAAACCTGGAGCTTAATAAGGTGACTCACAAATGCCAAATCCATGAAGGTGACAACAGACAG TTGTTGTTGCATGACTTAGCTGATCGTGTGAATTTGGGCCTTATCCCAACATCAGAGCCAAGTTACCATGTAGCTTGTAAAGTCCTGAAGAAGAACTATGGAGGCGTACTACACATACACAACAATGTGGACTGCTTCCCTGAAAAACACAGAGTATTAGATAAAAACGAAGCTGCATATGATCCTGGGAGTTGGAGGAGGATGACTTGGAGAAAGTGGGCAGAGTCGGTTGAGAATAAAATCCGGACTCTGCTAGAGCAGGTCCATGGTACTCCATGGCAGACAAATATTCTGAGGGTGGTGAAAGTGAAATCATATGCACCTCATGTGGACCATGTTGTCTTAGACCTTGACTGTCGACCTTTACTACTTTCTACTCAAGGataa